In Phragmites australis chromosome 16, lpPhrAust1.1, whole genome shotgun sequence, one DNA window encodes the following:
- the LOC133896177 gene encoding uncharacterized protein LOC133896177 — MALACTTRLIHPCMMSKNPRAPPPPLHIRIHRSLSTALTSSPHFALHSVDVSKDDKPLETTPLPPTAESKQEAAPAGDVVPLPEEIGSEEDGPQLDPRRFEEKFAVLNTGIHECRSCGYRYDQAAGDPSYPVPPGLPFAQLPDDWRCPTCGAAQSFFESKSVEIAGFAENQQFGLGGNSLTSGQKGLLIYGGLLLGFLFFISGYFLQ; from the coding sequence ATGGCGTTAGCCTGCACCACCAGGCTAATCCACCCCTGCATGATGTCGAAGAACCCaagagcaccgccgccgcccttgcACATCCGCATCCACAGGTCCCTGAGCACCGCGCTGACCTCGTCGCCTCACTTCGCGCTCCACTCCGTCGACGTCTCCAAGGACGACAAGCCGCTCGAGACGACCCCGCTGCCGCCGACTGCGGAGAGCAAACAAGAAGCCGCCCCCGCCGGCGACGTCGTGCCATTGCCTGAGGAGATAGGGAGCGAGGAGGACGGCCCGCAGCTGGACCCGCGGCGGTTCGAGGAGAAGTTCGCGGTGCTGAACACGGGGATCCACGAGTGCCGGTCGTGCGGGTACCGGTACGACCAGGCGGCGGGGGACCCGTCGTACCCGGTGCCGCCGGGGCTGCCGTTCGCGCAGCTCCCCGACGACTGGCGGTGCCCCACGTGCGGCGCCGCGCAGTCCTTCTTCGAGAGCAAGAGCGTCGAGATAGCCGGGTTCGCGGAGAACCAGCAGTTCGGGCTCGGCGGCAACTCACTCACCTCCGGTCAGAAGGGGCTTCTGATCTatggcggcctcctcctcggtttcctcttcttcatctccgGATACTTCTTGCAATGA